The Hyphomicrobium sp. 99 genome contains the following window.
AAACGCTCGATGATCCGCGCGGCATGATTCTCATCAAGGATGTGCTTCGCTGGTTGATGGCGGAAGCAACGGGACAACCCGTCAAAGGCACCAAGGCCGATCAGGAAGCCGAGAAACCTTCGCTCAACCAGTTCGATCTCAGAAGCGTCGATTTGAGCCGCCCCATCACGTCGGTGAAAATCCGCCGGCAGATTCTCTATGTGCCTCCGTCAATGCCCGCAGTCGATTTGCTGATCCGCATGCAGTCGACGCGCATTCACATGGCGCTTGTCGTTGACGAATACGGCGGCACCGACGGCCTCGTCACCATTGAGGATCTGATCGAACAGGTCGTCGGCAACATCGAAGACGAGCACGACGACGATGAAGAAACCAATATCGTCGTCGATCCGAAGCTCGGCATCGTCGCCGTCGCCCGCACCCCGATCGAAGAACTCGAAAAGCATCTGGGCGTGAAACTCGTGCCCGACGACGAAGAAACCGAAGTCGATACCATCGGCGGTCTGATCTTCTCGATGCTCGGGCGCGTACCGGCGCGCGGCGAACTGATCCGGCATCCGACTGGCGTCGAGTTCGAGGTTCTCGATGCCGATCCGCGCCGCGTGAAGAAGCTCAAAATTCACCCACCGCGCCCGCCCGCCACCAACGCGAAGTCATTGCCTGAAACGCCGAAGGCGTGATGGAGGCAAGAACCGCACATCCGCCGCTGATCGCAAGCGCGCGCGCTTGGATCAAGGGCGTTCGCGGCTGGAAACGAGCGCTTATCGCCCTGGCCGCTGGCGGTCTTTCCGCGCTGGCATTCGCCCCGATCTTCGCCTTTCCGATCCTCTTTCTGACGCTGCCGGTTTTCGTCTGGCTGATCGACGGCAGTCCCGACTGGCGTCGTGCCTTTAGCGCCGGGTGGCTCTTCGGCTTCGGCTATTTCTTCTTCAATCTGTTCTGGATCGGCGAAGCCTTCCTCGTCGAAGCCGACAAGTTTGCGTGGCTTCTCCCCTTCGCGGTGACTTTGCTCCCCGCGGGACTGGCGCTGTTCTGGGCAATAGCCGCCGCCGGAGCGCGTCTCTTCTGGAGCGAAGGCCTTGGCCGCCTCTTCGTCTTCGCCATAGCGCTCAGCCTCACCGAATGGCTGCGCGGCCATATCCTGACAGGCTTTCCCTGGAACCTCGTCGGTTATGCTCTGACCTACCCTCTGCCATTGATGCAGAGCGCGGCTCTCTTCGGCGCCTACGGCCTGACCGCGATCGCGCTTTTTATCTTCCCGGCGCCTCTCGTCGTTCTCGGCGACGGCCACAAACCGCTTTCGATCAGAAGGATCGTTGAAGCCTCGGCCCTTGCCGCAGTCCCTCTCGCTCTTCTCCTGGCCCACGGCGCATGGCGTTTAGCGACGCCACAAACCTTCGTCCCGGACGTCAAGCTCAGGATCGTTCAACCAAGCGTCCCCCAGCGCGAAAAGTGGATGGCGGAATACCAGCGCCGGATCTTCGATGATCACGTCGCGCTCTCGCTCGCCAATCCAGCCGGTGACAAGGATTCTCTTGCCGGCATCACGCACCTCGTCTGGCCGGAAGCGGCAATGCCCTTCTTCCCGCTCGAGGCCCCGGTGGCGCTCGACATCCTCGCCAATATCCTGCCGCCGGGAACGACCCTCATCACCGGCGCACTGCGCCATGACCCGGCCCCCGCCGCTGGAACGCCGCCCAGGGCCGATACGCGCACGCTCAACAGCATCCTCGTGCTGAACGAACGGGCCGAGCCGGTGGCGACCTATGACAAGATCAATCTCGTCCCCTTCGGCGAATACGTACCCTGGGAAGCAACGCTCGCCACCATCGGCATCCAGAAGCTCACCCATGGACGAGGCTCGTTTGCCGTCGGCAGCGTACCGCGCCCGCTGATGACGATCCCCGGCCTGCCGCCGGCATTAGGGCTAGTTTGCTACGAGGCCCTATTTCCCGGGAATATCGTCCAGGGAACCGCGCGCCCCGGCGTTTTGATAAACGTCACGAACGACGGCTGGTTTGGTGAATCGACCGGCCCCTACCAGCATTTCCATCAGTCGCGCATCCGCGCCGTGGAAGAAGGCGCTCCCCTCGTAAGGGCCGCAAATAACGGCATTTCCGCCGTGGTCGACCCCTACGGTCGCGCGCTCCAGTCTCTGGGTTTGAATGTGCGCGGAACGATCGACAGCGCCCTGCCTGAGGCCGTAACACCGCCGCTCTATGCGAGGCTCGGCGACTGGACCTTGGCGATCATTCTCGCAATTTACGCGGGGCTTGCTGTCCGGCTCGGGAAAAATGGCCGTTAATCAAAGTGTTGAAGTCAACTTGTCGCGGCACTGCTCAAACATTGACGCCCGTCACCTACGCACCTAGGAAGTGCATAGCCTTTCTCAATGGGAACTGGTGGCTGTACGCGTGATGGTGAACGAAATATCGATAGAAGACGACACAAGCGAAGAATCGCCGAAAGGTTCTCGTCGCGCAAACCCCATGGATGTCCATGTCGGCTCGCGCGTCAGGCTCCGGCGCATGCTCCTGGGAATGAGCCAGGAAAAGCTTGGCGAGCATTTGGGTCTCACCTTCCAGCAGGTCCAAAAATACGAGAAGGGCGTTAACCGCATCGGCGCGAGCCGGCTGTTCGATCTCGCTCGTGTTCTTGGCGTGCCTGTGCAGTTTTTCTACGACGAAGCGCCATCCGGCGCGCAGGCGGCAAGCGTAGCGATGCCGGGCTTTGCGGAAACGCAGCCCGACGAAAGTTACGTTGTCGATTTCCTCGGAACGCGCGAAGGGTTGGAATTGAATAAAGCCTTCGCCCGGATCACCGAACCGAAGGTGCGCCGGTCCATCGTGGATCTTGTTCGCGCGCTGGCGGGCGACGAAGGCTGAAGCCAGGCGCTTTGCGATATTCGCTATTGCCTCTGATTTGGCAGAAGGGTCGCTAGGTCGCGGCCCGTTTAGCGAACATCCGCACGCTCTGGCTTGACCGAATCCACCAACATTGCGACAAACCGGCGCTTTTCATCGGGCCGGGATCGCCGACATCAACAGTCAATTGGCGACGATCGCCGACACCTAATTTATCAACACGGGGGCCACAGTGGCGCGCAAGTCCTTCTTATTCACGAGTGAGTCCGTCTCCGAAGGTCACCCGGACAAAGTCTGCGATCGGATCTCCGACGAAGTCGTCGACGCGTTCTATCGCGAAGGCGCCAAGGAAGGCCTCGATCCCTGGGGCATTCGCGCAGCATGCGAAACGATGGCGACGACCAATCGCGTCATCATCGCCGGAGAATCGCGCGGACCCAAGACCGTCACCGTCGCCGCCATTGAGGAACTGACGCGCGCCGCCATCAAAGACATCGGCTACGAGCAGGAAGGCTTCCACTGGGCGAACTGCAACATCGAAGTTCTGTTGCACTCGCAGTCGGCCGACATCGCTGCGGGTGTCGACGCCAAGCAGCCGACGAACCAGGAAGAAGGCGCGGGCGACCAGGGCATCATGTTCGGCTATGCCTGCAACGAAACGCCGGAACTGATGCCGGCGCCGATCTACTACGCACACAAAATTCTGCGCGACCTCGCAGTCGCCCGCAAAGCCAAGCAGGGTGACGCCGCCAAGCTCGGCCCCGACGCCAAGAGCCAGGTGACCGTCCGCTACGAGAACGGCAAACCCGTTGGCGTTACGCAGATCGTCGTCTCTCACCAGCACATCGTCGAAGACCTGAGCTCGCGCCAGGTTCGCGACATCATCGAGCCCTACGTGCGCGCCGCACTTCCCGAGGGCTGGATCAGCAAAGATACCGTTTGGCACATCAACCCGACCGGAAAATTCTTCATCGGCGGTCCCGATGGTGACACCGGACTGACCGGCCGCAAGATCATTGTCGATACCTACGGTGGCGCAGCGCCCCACGGCGGCGGAGCGTTCTCCGGCAAGGATCCGACGAAGGTTGACCGCTCGGCCGCCTACGCTGCGCGTTACCTCGCAAAGAACGTCGTCGCAGCCAGCATCGCTGACCGCTGCACGATCCAGCTTTCGTATGCGATCGGCGTCGCCAAGCCCTTGTCGATCTACGTCGACACCCACGGCACCAGCAAAGTCGACGAAGCCGCAATCGAAAAAGCCTTGGGCGAAGTCATGGATCTGACG
Protein-coding sequences here:
- a CDS encoding hemolysin family protein, with protein sequence MTDNTHRKTVSDTLDDDSQPLGAHGWLQALRAKLGLVVPQNVRDALEGALKTGTSENFTDAERKMLERLLRFGSSRVASLMIPRADITALDEDEPISELLATFNEAGVSRIPLFRETLDDPRGMILIKDVLRWLMAEATGQPVKGTKADQEAEKPSLNQFDLRSVDLSRPITSVKIRRQILYVPPSMPAVDLLIRMQSTRIHMALVVDEYGGTDGLVTIEDLIEQVVGNIEDEHDDDEETNIVVDPKLGIVAVARTPIEELEKHLGVKLVPDDEETEVDTIGGLIFSMLGRVPARGELIRHPTGVEFEVLDADPRRVKKLKIHPPRPPATNAKSLPETPKA
- the lnt gene encoding apolipoprotein N-acyltransferase codes for the protein MEARTAHPPLIASARAWIKGVRGWKRALIALAAGGLSALAFAPIFAFPILFLTLPVFVWLIDGSPDWRRAFSAGWLFGFGYFFFNLFWIGEAFLVEADKFAWLLPFAVTLLPAGLALFWAIAAAGARLFWSEGLGRLFVFAIALSLTEWLRGHILTGFPWNLVGYALTYPLPLMQSAALFGAYGLTAIALFIFPAPLVVLGDGHKPLSIRRIVEASALAAVPLALLLAHGAWRLATPQTFVPDVKLRIVQPSVPQREKWMAEYQRRIFDDHVALSLANPAGDKDSLAGITHLVWPEAAMPFFPLEAPVALDILANILPPGTTLITGALRHDPAPAAGTPPRADTRTLNSILVLNERAEPVATYDKINLVPFGEYVPWEATLATIGIQKLTHGRGSFAVGSVPRPLMTIPGLPPALGLVCYEALFPGNIVQGTARPGVLINVTNDGWFGESTGPYQHFHQSRIRAVEEGAPLVRAANNGISAVVDPYGRALQSLGLNVRGTIDSALPEAVTPPLYARLGDWTLAIILAIYAGLAVRLGKNGR
- a CDS encoding helix-turn-helix domain-containing protein, translated to MVNEISIEDDTSEESPKGSRRANPMDVHVGSRVRLRRMLLGMSQEKLGEHLGLTFQQVQKYEKGVNRIGASRLFDLARVLGVPVQFFYDEAPSGAQAASVAMPGFAETQPDESYVVDFLGTREGLELNKAFARITEPKVRRSIVDLVRALAGDEG
- the metK gene encoding methionine adenosyltransferase; amino-acid sequence: MARKSFLFTSESVSEGHPDKVCDRISDEVVDAFYREGAKEGLDPWGIRAACETMATTNRVIIAGESRGPKTVTVAAIEELTRAAIKDIGYEQEGFHWANCNIEVLLHSQSADIAAGVDAKQPTNQEEGAGDQGIMFGYACNETPELMPAPIYYAHKILRDLAVARKAKQGDAAKLGPDAKSQVTVRYENGKPVGVTQIVVSHQHIVEDLSSRQVRDIIEPYVRAALPEGWISKDTVWHINPTGKFFIGGPDGDTGLTGRKIIVDTYGGAAPHGGGAFSGKDPTKVDRSAAYAARYLAKNVVAASIADRCTIQLSYAIGVAKPLSIYVDTHGTSKVDEAAIEKALGEVMDLTPRGIRSHFDLNKPIYSRTSAYGHFGRPADKDGGFSWEKTDLAAKIAKAVS